From the Actinomycetota bacterium genome, one window contains:
- the cobJ gene encoding precorrin-3B C(17)-methyltransferase codes for MKQDSPTISYFSLTAGGSLLALKLRDRFGGDAHLPRCHSLGCGHCDPFDSIAEALPERFLAGDTLVCVMAAGIPFRVLAPHLRSKQEDPAVIVIDEAGRHVVPLLGGHAAGANRIALDIAEFLGGDAVITTASDVQGLVAPDEVARRLGLIIDDPVALRRVTAMLVDGKQVCIESSADPGIEGYDWVPAGGDASAYAGRILITEHISDEADDSTPAGGVSENVSRPSPETVHLVPRTIVAGVGCRRDASADEIVAAIAGACVRNGMDPRAVGALASIDVKNDEAGLIEAAARLDAGLRFFTAAELAAEGRPGSEFVAAKVGTPAVCEPAALLAAGAGELLSGKEGFGPVTVALAVAAAGLPRSNAGRVIVVGTGAGTDSLLTAAAKEALAASDIIMGYRTYVEQIRDIFPGKQFITGSMGAEVDRCRQALAAAADGQTVAMISSGDPGVYGMAGPLLELSDGTPVEIVPGVTAAQIAAARLGAPLMNDYVTLSLSDLLTPREEVLRRARLAADSDLVICLYNPTSKKRRPLFEEVCGILASSRPADTPVGWVRAAGSPEESFGITDIASLIGQDIDMRTIVIVGNSRTAVINGRMVTGRGYENKRAGREGVSQ; via the coding sequence ATGAAACAGGATTCGCCCACGATAAGTTATTTTTCCCTGACCGCCGGAGGTTCCCTGCTGGCGTTGAAGTTGCGCGACCGCTTTGGCGGCGATGCCCATCTTCCCCGTTGCCACAGCCTGGGTTGTGGGCATTGCGATCCCTTCGACAGTATCGCCGAAGCGCTACCCGAACGTTTTCTGGCTGGCGATACACTGGTCTGCGTCATGGCGGCCGGAATTCCCTTCCGTGTTTTGGCTCCTCACCTGCGTTCCAAGCAGGAAGACCCGGCGGTAATCGTCATCGACGAGGCGGGCCGCCACGTTGTGCCCCTGCTGGGAGGACACGCGGCCGGCGCTAACCGCATCGCCCTTGATATCGCGGAATTTCTGGGAGGCGACGCCGTGATCACAACGGCCAGCGACGTGCAGGGACTCGTCGCTCCGGACGAGGTCGCGCGGCGACTGGGGCTTATCATTGACGATCCGGTTGCCCTGAGGCGGGTGACAGCGATGCTGGTTGATGGCAAACAGGTCTGTATCGAGAGTAGCGCCGACCCCGGCATCGAAGGCTATGATTGGGTTCCGGCCGGTGGGGATGCATCCGCCTACGCCGGCCGTATTTTGATAACCGAGCATATATCTGATGAAGCCGATGATTCTACTCCTGCCGGCGGCGTGTCAGAAAATGTATCGCGGCCTTCACCGGAGACCGTGCACCTTGTCCCCCGGACTATCGTCGCGGGAGTCGGCTGCCGCCGCGATGCTTCCGCCGATGAGATCGTCGCGGCGATCGCCGGCGCCTGTGTTCGCAACGGAATGGATCCTCGGGCCGTGGGCGCCCTCGCTTCCATCGACGTCAAGAATGATGAAGCCGGTCTCATCGAGGCTGCTGCCCGGCTCGATGCCGGCCTGAGATTTTTCACGGCGGCCGAACTTGCGGCTGAAGGCAGGCCGGGAAGCGAATTCGTAGCCGCCAAAGTAGGCACGCCCGCCGTTTGCGAACCCGCGGCCCTGCTGGCGGCCGGCGCCGGAGAGCTGCTTTCCGGGAAGGAAGGTTTCGGCCCGGTGACTGTCGCCCTGGCTGTCGCGGCTGCCGGGCTGCCGCGCTCAAACGCCGGTCGTGTCATCGTCGTCGGCACCGGCGCCGGCACCGACTCGCTCCTAACCGCCGCGGCCAAAGAGGCTCTGGCCGCGTCCGACATCATCATGGGCTACCGCACTTACGTCGAGCAGATCAGGGACATCTTCCCCGGGAAGCAGTTCATCACGGGATCGATGGGCGCGGAAGTCGATCGCTGCCGGCAGGCGCTCGCGGCGGCCGCGGACGGGCAGACCGTGGCCATGATATCCAGCGGCGATCCGGGGGTCTACGGCATGGCTGGTCCCCTGCTGGAACTCTCCGACGGCACGCCGGTCGAGATAGTCCCAGGTGTGACCGCGGCGCAGATCGCCGCCGCGAGGCTCGGAGCGCCGCTGATGAACGATTACGTCACGCTCAGCCTCAGCGACCTCCTGACTCCCCGTGAGGAGGTTCTGCGCCGGGCGCGCCTCGCTGCCGATTCCGACCTGGTCATCTGCCTTTACAATCCCACCAGCAAGAAGCGGCGCCCCCTGTTTGAAGAGGTTTGCGGCATTCTGGCGAGCAGCCGCCCAGCCGATACGCCGGTTGGCTGGGTGCGCGCGGCAGGCAGCCCTGAGGAATCCTTTGGCATTACCGATATCGCCAGCCTTATCGGGCAGGATATCGACATGCGCACGATCGTCATTGTCGGGAATTCACGCACTGCCGTCATCAATGGCAGGATGGTGACTGGAAGGGGTTATGAGAACAAGCGAGCCGGCCGTGAGGGCGTCAGTCAATGA
- the cobM gene encoding precorrin-4 C(11)-methyltransferase, translated as MNEAKVSFLGAGPGDPELMTIKGMRLLQRADAVIHAGSLVHPDVLEFAPQAELIDSAPLCLDDIVKAMVSRARAGKQVVRLHSGDPSLFGAVKEQMARLRQEGIGYEVVPGVSSLSAAAAALTSELTVPGISQTVIITRAAGRTPVPESEDIASLARHGATMAIFLSAGLAADVQAKLGEGYPPQTPVAVVQNASRAGQKIVRTTVAGLSADIAAAGIDCTAIILVGEALAQAGEESLLYKDGFSHGYRE; from the coding sequence ATGAACGAAGCCAAAGTTTCATTCCTGGGAGCGGGCCCGGGCGATCCGGAGCTCATGACGATCAAGGGCATGCGCCTGTTGCAGCGGGCCGATGCTGTGATCCATGCCGGTTCGCTCGTGCATCCTGACGTTCTGGAGTTCGCGCCGCAGGCGGAGCTGATCGACAGCGCGCCTCTGTGCCTTGATGACATCGTCAAGGCCATGGTTTCGCGAGCGCGGGCCGGCAAGCAGGTTGTGCGCCTTCATAGCGGCGATCCCTCCCTCTTCGGCGCCGTCAAGGAACAGATGGCGCGGCTGCGGCAGGAGGGCATCGGCTACGAGGTCGTTCCCGGCGTCAGCTCCCTGAGCGCCGCCGCCGCCGCACTCACCAGCGAGCTGACTGTTCCCGGCATTTCACAGACGGTGATCATTACGCGCGCCGCGGGCCGCACGCCAGTGCCGGAGTCAGAAGATATCGCCAGCCTGGCCAGGCATGGAGCCACCATGGCGATATTCCTCAGCGCCGGCCTGGCCGCTGACGTTCAGGCGAAGCTGGGCGAGGGCTACCCGCCGCAGACGCCGGTGGCTGTGGTGCAAAACGCCAGCCGGGCCGGGCAGAAGATCGTCAGAACGACCGTCGCGGGCCTGTCGGCGGATATCGCCGCCGCCGGCATCGATTGCACCGCTATCATCCTCGTGGGCGAGGCGCTGGCCCAGGCCGGGGAGGAATCGCTCCTGTACAAAGACGGATTTTCCCATGGATATCGCGAATAG
- a CDS encoding precorrin-2 C(20)-methyltransferase: MTLKAVEAIRSAPVIAFPVHKEGATSRAYETVAAHIPAAAELLPLLMPMTRDLKRLEQAHADAAKAIAAAAAGGRDVVYLSLGDPLFYSTFGYLAERFAGPVEVISGVTAASATSAALGLPLADGDTPTVVVTGKAHQALAAALEMGASVIVIKPRSLTERSLDLLDESGAWPRACAAIELGGSGQKLIEELNRDIAAKLPYFAVIWIRPSSPAAGDKNNILAEDNQ, translated from the coding sequence GTGACGCTCAAAGCCGTCGAGGCCATCCGCAGCGCGCCGGTCATCGCCTTCCCGGTACACAAGGAAGGCGCCACCAGCCGGGCCTACGAAACTGTCGCCGCCCACATACCCGCCGCCGCGGAGCTGCTGCCGCTGCTGATGCCGATGACGCGCGACCTGAAACGGCTGGAACAGGCACACGCAGACGCGGCCAAGGCGATCGCCGCCGCTGCCGCGGGCGGGCGCGATGTTGTCTATCTTTCCCTTGGCGACCCCCTCTTTTACAGCACTTTCGGCTATCTGGCCGAGCGTTTTGCCGGACCGGTTGAGGTCATCAGCGGCGTCACGGCCGCCAGCGCTACCTCGGCGGCGCTGGGACTGCCACTTGCCGATGGCGATACGCCTACGGTTGTAGTAACCGGCAAGGCCCACCAGGCGCTGGCGGCGGCGCTGGAGATGGGCGCCTCGGTGATCGTCATCAAACCCAGGTCGCTGACGGAGCGATCACTCGATCTGCTCGATGAGAGCGGCGCCTGGCCGCGCGCGTGCGCCGCAATCGAGCTGGGCGGCTCCGGGCAGAAGTTGATAGAAGAGCTTAACCGTGATATCGCGGCAAAGCTTCCCTATTTCGCGGTTATCTGGATCAGGCCCTCATCACCGGCAGCCGGGGATAAAAATAATATTCTTGCGGAGGACAACCAATGA
- the cbiE gene encoding precorrin-6y C5,15-methyltransferase (decarboxylating) subunit CbiE: MIDKEHKLYIVGAGSGVESQLSGEAGGIIAGCRHIAAGKRLLELAPEGAETFAIGSNLEALRGFIAAGIVHGDVCVIASGDPGCFSIMPFLKEHFPENCIAIPGISTMQQLSARLCLPWQDWKLISLHGRSRELVPMPAYSQPTLYFCDDAYPPQAIAGNLPGALAGRRAAAGVALGQDAEKVWQGILGEAPALGFPGNSVLLVFPEEEPPSLNASAPGIPDELWLRAEGVPLSKSEVRAVLLAKAQPHGRAVIWDSGAGTGSYGIESALLEPRARVFSIDKKSEACDLVAANARRFGAVIETVCAEAPACYDDLPRPDLLIIGGNDGRLEQIFGAALAALAPAGRIVVTALLEETKKQAHALFAASGLSARAATRVAISRGESRKWAEHNPVIIFTGDKPET, translated from the coding sequence ATGATTGACAAGGAGCACAAACTTTACATAGTCGGAGCCGGGTCCGGAGTCGAGTCGCAACTTTCCGGCGAGGCAGGCGGCATCATCGCCGGCTGCCGCCATATTGCCGCCGGCAAACGGCTGCTGGAGCTGGCTCCCGAGGGTGCGGAGACTTTTGCCATCGGCTCCAACCTGGAGGCGCTGCGCGGATTTATCGCCGCCGGCATCGTTCACGGGGACGTCTGTGTCATCGCCAGCGGCGATCCTGGATGTTTCAGTATCATGCCATTCCTGAAAGAACATTTCCCTGAGAACTGTATCGCAATTCCCGGGATCTCCACGATGCAGCAGCTCTCGGCGCGTCTGTGCCTGCCCTGGCAGGACTGGAAGCTCATCAGCCTGCATGGACGTAGCCGCGAGCTGGTTCCGATGCCCGCATACTCGCAGCCGACACTATATTTTTGTGATGACGCTTATCCTCCCCAGGCGATCGCCGGCAACCTGCCCGGGGCGCTAGCCGGTCGACGGGCAGCCGCTGGCGTGGCGCTGGGTCAAGACGCTGAAAAGGTTTGGCAAGGGATCCTCGGCGAAGCTCCGGCGCTTGGATTCCCTGGAAATTCAGTGTTGCTGGTGTTTCCGGAGGAAGAGCCGCCATCGCTCAACGCCAGCGCGCCCGGAATTCCTGACGAGCTGTGGCTGCGAGCGGAGGGCGTGCCGCTCTCCAAAAGCGAGGTCCGCGCGGTGCTGCTCGCCAAGGCCCAGCCGCATGGCCGTGCCGTCATCTGGGACTCAGGAGCCGGCACGGGATCTTACGGAATCGAATCGGCGCTGCTCGAGCCGCGCGCCCGCGTATTCAGTATTGACAAGAAGTCCGAAGCGTGTGATCTGGTTGCCGCCAACGCGCGCAGATTCGGAGCCGTGATCGAGACTGTGTGCGCGGAGGCGCCGGCGTGTTACGATGATCTGCCGCGTCCCGACCTGTTGATAATCGGGGGCAATGACGGACGCCTGGAGCAGATCTTCGGGGCGGCTCTGGCGGCACTGGCTCCTGCCGGACGCATCGTCGTCACGGCGCTTCTGGAAGAAACCAAGAAGCAGGCGCACGCCCTTTTTGCCGCTTCGGGGCTTTCGGCGCGGGCAGCCACGCGTGTGGCCATCTCACGCGGTGAGTCCAGGAAGTGGGCAGAGCACAACCCGGTAATAATCTTCACGGGAGACAAACCTGAAACCTGA